A stretch of the Medicago truncatula cultivar Jemalong A17 chromosome 5, MtrunA17r5.0-ANR, whole genome shotgun sequence genome encodes the following:
- the LOC11405952 gene encoding spermidine synthase 1, protein MAAAPENTTLLESTDFPLKRQREEEDEDQLPHNGFSETVPKDPQPNGLSSVIPGWFSEISPMWPGEAHSLKVEKILFQGKSDYQNVMVFQSATYGKVLVLDGVIQLTERDECAYQEMITHLPLCSIPNPKKVLVIGGGDGGVLREVSRHASVEKIDICEIDKMVVDVSKQFFPDIAVGFEDPRVTLHIGDGVAFLKAAPEGTYDAVIVDSSDPIGPAQELFEKPFFESVARALRPGGVVCTQAESIWLHMHIIEDIVVNCRQVFKGSVNYAWTTVPTYPSGMIGFMLCSTEGPSVDFKHPVNPIDENDSQHAGRPLKFYNSEIHSAAFCLPSFAKRAIASKSN, encoded by the exons aTGGCGGCAGCACCAGAAAACACCACCCTTCTTGAGTCCACAGATTTTCCCTTGAAGAggcaaagagaagaagaagatgaagatcaatTACCTCACAACGGTTTCTCTGAAACTGTTCCAAAAGACCCTCAACCAAATGGTTTATCTTCTGTTATTCCTGGCTGGTTCTCTGAAATTAGCCCAATGTGGCCTG GGGAGGCTCACTCCTTGAAGGTGGAAAAGATTTTGTTTCAAGGAAAATCTGATTATCAGAATGTTATGGTCTTCCAG TCAGCAACATATGGCAAGGTTCTTGTTTTGGATGGGGTCATTCAGCTCACGGAAAGGGATGAGTGTGCGTACCAAGAGATGATCACTCATCTTCCTCTTTGCTCAATTCCAAACCCCAAAAAG GTTTTGGTCATTGGTGGAGGAGATGGGGGAGTCCTGAGGGAAGTTTCACGCCATGCTTCAGTTGAAAAGATAGACATTTGTGAAATAGACAAGATGGTTGTCGAT GTCTCCAAACAATTTTTCCCTGATATAGCAGTAGGTTTTGAAGATCCACGTGTGACACTTCATATTGGTGATG GAGTTGCATTTTTGAAGGCAGCCCCAGAAGGAACTTATGATGCAGTTATTGTGGATTCATCTGATCCTATCG GTCCTGCTCAAGAGCTTTTCGAAAAGCCCTTTTTTGAGTCGGTTGCAAGGGCTCTTCGTCCAGGAGGTGTTGTATGCACTCAGGCAGAAAGTATATGGCTTCATATGCATATCATCGAGGACATCGTAGTGAATTGTCGCCAAGTATTCAAAGGCTCTGTCAATTATGCCTGGACCACGGTTCCTACATACCCAAG tgGGATGATTGGTTTTATGCTTTGCTCAACTGAGGGGCCTTCGGTCGATTTCAAGCATCCGGTGAATCCTATTGATGAGAATGATAGCCAGCATGCTGGAAGACCATTGAAATTTTACAACTCTGAG ATCCATTCAGCAGCTTTCTGTTTGCCATCTTTTGCCAAGAGAGCAATTGCTTCTAAATCAAATTGA